The following coding sequences are from one Streptomyces sp. NBC_01485 window:
- a CDS encoding DUF2252 domain-containing protein, with amino-acid sequence MSQSQNATTALRAAPHTTPEERTALGKAARRASPRSGHAVYRPAADRPDPLGILEAQSAARVPELVPIRYGRMMESPFRFYRGAAAIMASDLAGTPRSGLTAQLCGDAHLLNFRLLASPERQLMFDINDFDETLPGPWEWDVKRLTTSLVIAGRANGFDDAERARIVSGTGRAYREAMIRFAGMRSLDVWYAKIDADLLQSLAEGRLHHRGQKNLARTMAKARTRDSLQAFDKLTETVDGQPRIAADPPLLVPAGDLLPDLERSALERQFRGLVDRYRTTLTSDRRTLLEDYRLADVARKVVGVGSVGTRCWIFLLLGRDDQDPLFLQAKEADTSVLAAHVGASRYRNQGERVVSGQRLMQATSDIFLGWERVDGFDGKQRDFYVRQLRDWKGIAEPENMRPVGMRAFGELCGVTLARAHARSGDRIAIASYLGRGDSFDRALATFAEAYADQNERDHQALVDAVRAGRLPAEELPAD; translated from the coding sequence ATGTCCCAGTCCCAGAACGCGACCACGGCGCTGCGCGCCGCGCCCCACACCACGCCCGAGGAACGCACGGCTCTCGGCAAGGCGGCGCGGCGCGCATCGCCGCGCTCGGGCCACGCCGTGTACCGGCCGGCTGCCGACCGGCCGGACCCGCTGGGGATCCTCGAGGCGCAGTCGGCGGCGCGGGTGCCCGAGCTCGTGCCGATCCGCTACGGCCGGATGATGGAGTCCCCGTTCCGTTTCTACCGGGGCGCCGCCGCGATCATGGCGTCCGACCTGGCCGGCACCCCGCGCTCGGGACTCACGGCCCAACTGTGCGGGGACGCGCACCTGCTGAACTTCCGGCTGCTCGCCTCGCCGGAGCGGCAGTTGATGTTCGACATCAACGACTTCGACGAGACGCTGCCGGGCCCCTGGGAGTGGGACGTCAAGCGGCTGACGACGAGTCTCGTGATCGCGGGCCGGGCGAACGGCTTCGACGACGCCGAGCGCGCCCGCATCGTCAGCGGCACGGGCCGCGCCTACCGCGAGGCGATGATCCGCTTCGCGGGGATGCGCAGCCTCGACGTCTGGTACGCGAAGATCGACGCGGATCTCCTGCAGTCCCTGGCCGAGGGCCGGCTGCACCACCGCGGTCAGAAGAACCTGGCCCGCACCATGGCCAAGGCCCGCACCCGCGACAGTCTGCAGGCCTTCGACAAGCTCACCGAGACGGTCGACGGCCAGCCCAGGATCGCGGCGGACCCCCCGCTGCTCGTCCCGGCCGGCGACCTGCTGCCGGACCTCGAACGCAGCGCCCTGGAGCGCCAGTTCCGCGGTCTCGTCGACCGGTACCGCACCACGCTCACCTCCGACCGGCGCACCCTCCTGGAGGACTACCGCCTGGCGGACGTCGCCCGCAAGGTGGTCGGCGTCGGCAGCGTCGGCACCCGGTGCTGGATCTTCCTCCTGCTCGGCCGGGACGACCAGGACCCCCTGTTCCTCCAGGCCAAGGAGGCCGACACCTCCGTACTCGCCGCACACGTCGGCGCGAGCCGCTACCGCAACCAGGGCGAGCGGGTGGTGTCGGGCCAGCGGCTGATGCAGGCCACGAGCGACATCTTCCTCGGCTGGGAGCGGGTGGACGGCTTCGACGGCAAGCAACGCGACTTCTACGTCCGCCAGTTGCGCGACTGGAAGGGCATCGCCGAGCCGGAGAACATGCGGCCTGTGGGCATGCGGGCCTTCGGTGAACTGTGCGGGGTCACGCTGGCCCGTGCGCACGCGCGGTCCGGCGACCGCATCGCGATCGCCTCGTACCTGGGCCGGGGCGACTCGTTCGACCGGGCGCTGGCCACCTTCGCCGAGGCGTACGCCGACCAGAACGAGCGTGACCACCAGGCCCTGGTCGACGCCGTACGCGCGGGCCGCCTGCCCGCGGAGGAACTGCCGGCGGACTGA
- a CDS encoding leucine-rich repeat domain-containing protein — protein MTALEEFDLSGTGLTGLPEAIGRLRELRVLNISGNEFTALPEQLGDLPRLETLRAAGLSCALPDAVARLSTLRELDLSNLQPGE, from the coding sequence CTGACCGCCCTGGAAGAGTTCGACCTCTCCGGGACGGGGCTGACCGGCCTGCCGGAGGCCATCGGACGGCTGCGCGAGCTGCGCGTGCTGAACATCTCCGGCAACGAGTTCACGGCGCTGCCCGAGCAACTCGGCGACCTGCCCCGCCTGGAGACCCTCCGCGCGGCCGGACTGTCCTGCGCCCTCCCCGACGCCGTCGCCCGGCTGAGCACCCTGCGCGAACTGGATCTGTCGAACCTGCAACCGGGCGAGTAG
- a CDS encoding AfsR/SARP family transcriptional regulator → MSEAIALVSSPPRLRLLGQFRLEIGTETVELCRNGQRLLAFLGLRGRVCRTVLAGTLWPEVTEEHARGSLRTTLWKLPRGDTPLIGACGDSLLVAPALRVDVHTLTRTALGVVQGCGPPLHARPPLGLLVGEDLLPGWDEDWILMERERLRQLRLHALDALAEALVRQGRPALAMEAAWAGVRAEPLRESAHRAVVAAHLAEGNVSEAVRHYDAFRRLLNEELGVEPSPRFARMLPERLPARTTPPGWGTGRDDLRAWPG, encoded by the coding sequence GTGAGCGAGGCGATCGCGTTGGTGTCCTCTCCTCCCCGGTTGCGGTTGCTCGGCCAGTTCCGGCTGGAGATCGGTACCGAGACCGTCGAACTGTGCCGCAACGGCCAGCGGCTCCTGGCGTTCCTGGGACTGCGCGGCCGGGTGTGCCGAACGGTCCTCGCCGGCACGCTGTGGCCCGAGGTCACCGAGGAGCACGCCAGGGGCAGCCTGCGCACCACCCTGTGGAAACTGCCGCGCGGGGATACGCCGTTGATCGGGGCCTGCGGAGACTCACTGCTGGTCGCTCCGGCCCTGCGGGTGGACGTCCACACCCTCACACGGACGGCGCTCGGCGTAGTCCAGGGCTGCGGCCCGCCGCTCCACGCCAGGCCGCCGCTGGGACTTCTGGTCGGCGAGGACCTGCTGCCGGGCTGGGACGAGGACTGGATCCTGATGGAGCGTGAACGCCTGCGGCAACTGCGGCTGCACGCGCTCGACGCACTGGCCGAGGCCCTGGTCCGGCAGGGGCGACCGGCTCTCGCGATGGAGGCGGCGTGGGCGGGCGTACGCGCCGAGCCCCTGCGGGAGAGCGCGCACCGGGCCGTCGTGGCGGCGCATCTCGCCGAGGGCAACGTCAGCGAAGCGGTGCGCCACTACGACGCGTTCCGCCGGTTGCTGAACGAGGAACTGGGCGTCGAGCCCTCACCCCGGTTCGCCCGCATGCTCCCCGAGCGGCTACCGGCAAGGACGACGCCACCGGGCTGGGGCACGGGCCGGGACGACCTCCGGGCCTGGCCGGGGTGA
- a CDS encoding MFS transporter — protein sequence MTPKAGTGESSATTRVVLLALAAGQFLMALDSSVMNVSIATVAEDVGTTVTGIQGAITAYTLVMAMFMIPGGKVGALIGRRRAFMIGCVIYGCGSLTTALAPNLPVLLLGWAFLEGIGAALILPAIVALVASNFATERRPAAYGLVAAAGAVAIAVGPLIGGVATTYFSWRWVFAGEVVMVAGILVLAGRIADAPIGARPRIDLVGAALSALGLGIFVYGVLRSDEWGWFKPKPDAPSWLGISLVVWLMLAGLLLVWLFLRWEARMVKRRAEPLVDPAMLHNKQLTGGLTMFFFQYLVQMGVFFVVPLYLSVALGLSALKTGARILPLSVTLLAAAVLIPRFFPDVSPRRVVRLGVLALLAGAVVLMAALDADAGAEIVTIPLLLIGLGMGALASQLGSVTVSAVPEAQSAEVGGVQNAVTNLGASIGTALAGSIMIAALTTSFLTGVDQNPAIPAEVKSRASVELQSGVPFLSDAQLKSALAEAGTSDEVTEAALDANADARIDGLRAALAILAFAALLALFFTNRIPKTQPRSTEPYSTEP from the coding sequence ATGACACCCAAAGCAGGCACCGGCGAGAGTTCGGCGACGACGCGCGTCGTGCTGCTGGCACTCGCGGCCGGTCAGTTCCTGATGGCGCTCGACAGCTCGGTCATGAACGTCTCGATCGCGACGGTGGCCGAGGACGTGGGCACGACCGTCACGGGCATCCAGGGCGCCATCACGGCCTACACCCTGGTGATGGCCATGTTCATGATCCCCGGCGGCAAGGTCGGGGCGCTGATCGGCCGCAGACGCGCGTTCATGATCGGCTGCGTCATCTACGGCTGCGGCTCCCTCACCACGGCGCTCGCGCCGAACCTCCCCGTGCTGCTGCTCGGCTGGGCGTTCCTCGAGGGCATCGGGGCGGCCCTCATCCTGCCCGCGATCGTGGCGCTCGTGGCGAGCAACTTCGCCACTGAACGCCGTCCCGCCGCCTACGGCCTCGTCGCGGCCGCGGGGGCCGTGGCGATCGCCGTCGGGCCGCTCATCGGGGGTGTCGCGACGACGTACTTCTCCTGGCGGTGGGTGTTCGCCGGTGAGGTCGTGATGGTGGCCGGCATCCTGGTGCTCGCCGGCCGCATCGCCGACGCGCCGATCGGGGCCCGCCCGCGCATCGATCTCGTCGGCGCCGCGCTGTCCGCGCTGGGGCTCGGGATCTTCGTCTACGGAGTGCTCCGCTCGGACGAATGGGGCTGGTTCAAGCCGAAGCCCGACGCGCCCTCGTGGCTCGGGATCTCGCTGGTCGTATGGCTGATGCTGGCCGGTCTGCTACTGGTCTGGCTCTTCCTGCGCTGGGAGGCCCGCATGGTGAAGCGGCGCGCGGAGCCGCTCGTCGACCCGGCCATGCTGCACAACAAGCAGCTCACCGGCGGACTGACGATGTTCTTCTTCCAGTACCTCGTCCAGATGGGCGTGTTCTTCGTCGTGCCGCTCTATCTGTCGGTGGCCCTGGGCCTGTCCGCGCTCAAGACGGGTGCCCGCATCCTGCCGCTCTCCGTGACGCTGCTGGCGGCCGCCGTCCTGATCCCCCGCTTCTTCCCGGACGTCTCGCCGCGGCGGGTGGTGCGGCTCGGTGTCCTCGCGCTGCTCGCGGGCGCGGTGGTCCTGATGGCCGCGCTCGACGCGGACGCCGGCGCGGAGATCGTCACGATCCCGCTCCTGCTGATCGGGCTCGGCATGGGCGCGCTGGCGTCCCAGCTCGGGTCGGTCACCGTGTCCGCGGTGCCGGAAGCACAGAGCGCGGAGGTCGGCGGCGTCCAGAACGCCGTGACCAACCTCGGGGCCTCGATCGGTACGGCACTCGCCGGGTCGATCATGATCGCCGCGCTGACGACGTCCTTCCTCACCGGCGTGGACCAGAACCCGGCGATCCCGGCCGAGGTCAAGAGCCGGGCGAGCGTCGAACTCCAAAGCGGCGTGCCGTTCTTGTCGGACGCCCAGCTCAAGTCCGCCCTCGCCGAAGCGGGCACGAGCGACGAGGTGACCGAGGCGGCGCTCGACGCGAACGCCGACGCCAGGATCGACGGTCTGCGCGCCGCACTCGCCATCCTCGCCTTCGCCGCCCTCCTCGCACTGTTCTTCACGAACCGGATCCCGAAGACCCAGCCCCGTTCGACAGAGCCGTATTCGACAGAGCCGTAG
- a CDS encoding carboxymuconolactone decarboxylase family protein has translation MSTASETPVLDTLAAMTVDSVERCGLAPDLLILTRIAALAASDAPPVSYLAHIDPALRSGLTAEQLQDVLVAVAPIVGTARVMTAAGNIATALGIAIAVADAEVQAQG, from the coding sequence ATGTCCACCGCATCGGAAACCCCTGTCCTGGACACCCTCGCCGCCATGACGGTCGACTCCGTCGAGCGCTGCGGGCTGGCCCCGGATCTGCTCATCCTCACGCGTATCGCGGCGCTCGCCGCCTCGGACGCCCCGCCCGTCTCCTACCTGGCGCATATCGACCCCGCGCTCAGGAGCGGCCTGACCGCCGAGCAGTTGCAGGACGTCCTGGTCGCCGTAGCGCCGATCGTGGGCACCGCCCGCGTCATGACGGCGGCGGGCAACATCGCCACGGCACTGGGCATCGCCATCGCCGTCGCCGATGCCGAGGTCCAGGCTCAGGGCTGA
- a CDS encoding zinc-binding dehydrogenase, with the protein MGALAVAVAARAGAAEIVAVDLHAKPLEIATAVGATRTLHAGDAEGIAAVDADVVIESSGNHRGLASAIAGATRGATVVMVGLLPGGDQPVPIAHAITRELRLVGSFRFNDEIDHVIAAMADGTLAVGPVVTHTFELDDALKAFTVAADASVSGKVLLTF; encoded by the coding sequence ATCGGCGCGCTCGCCGTCGCGGTGGCCGCGCGCGCCGGCGCCGCCGAGATCGTGGCCGTCGACCTGCACGCGAAGCCGCTCGAGATCGCCACCGCCGTCGGCGCGACGCGCACGCTGCACGCCGGTGACGCCGAAGGCATCGCCGCCGTGGACGCCGACGTGGTGATCGAGTCCTCCGGCAACCACCGCGGTCTCGCCTCCGCCATCGCCGGCGCCACCCGGGGCGCAACCGTGGTCATGGTCGGACTGCTGCCGGGCGGCGACCAGCCCGTGCCGATCGCGCACGCCATCACCCGGGAACTGCGCCTGGTCGGCTCGTTCCGGTTCAACGACGAGATCGACCACGTCATCGCGGCCATGGCCGACGGAACCCTGGCCGTCGGCCCGGTCGTCACCCACACCTTCGAACTCGACGACGCACTGAAGGCCTTCACCGTCGCCGCCGACGCCTCGGTCTCGGGCAAAGTACTCCTCACGTTCTGA